The genomic interval CTCAATGTCGCAGGCTGCAAAGCCTGCGAGTCAATTCGTATCTTTGGTGCTGCGACCCTCACCAGCCGCACCGCCTTCCCTCGTTTCGCCGTGTACCGCATCCTTGCGGCCGTGGCGGCCGACTGCCATAATGCCTTCGAAGTGGCGGCGGAAACGCTCGCCGAGCATTGGGTGTCGCCGGAGGAGCTGCCAGCCGAACTCGCAGCCGAGCTGCGGCGAATGAGCGGCGACTGACCCGGGGCCTGGGGCCCGGGAAAGGGCCCGCGAAAGTGTCGGCCCGCGAAAGTGTCGGCCCGCGAAAGTGTCAGGAACATTCATGCTGCTTCCTCCGCCTCCCAATCCTCCACCGCCAGTCCGGGCACGAGGTCGAAGTGCTTGCGGTTGTGGGTGACGACGGTGCAGCCGTGAACCAAGGCGGTGGCCGCGATCGCTGCGTCGAAGGGGCCGATGGGGGTGCCGGCGCGGCGGAGAGGGGCGTTGACACGCGCCCACTGCTCAGCCACGGGTCCGTCGAAGGGGGGCCCGCGAAAGTGTCAGGAACATTCATGCTGCTTCCTCCGCCTCCCAGTCCTCCACCGCCAGCCCGGGCACGAGGTCGAAGTGCTTCCAGTTGTGGGTGACGACGGTGCAGCCGTGGACCAAGGCGGTGGCCGCAATCGCTGCGTCGAAGGGGCCGATGGGGGTGCCGGCGCGGCGGAGAGGGGCGTTGACACGCGCCCACTGCTCAGCCACGGGTTCGTCGAAGGGGTGGCTGGGGTACAGGGCAAAGAGCGACCGCATCCGTTCAAGGTCCCGCTCCGGGTCCTTGGCGAGCCGTGCTCCCTGCAGCAGCTCCGCCTTCACGATCTCAGACAAGACGATGCCGTCAGCGACGTAAGCGGCGGAGAGACGGGAAGCAAGCGCGCTGCGGGGGTGTCTGAAGCTGTAGATCTAGGCGTTGCTGTCGAGCAGGTAGGTCAATCGACCTCTCCGTGTGCACGCCGGGGCGAGTCCGGAACGTCGTCGTTCGGAGGCAGCACGATGTCGCCGAGAGACGTCAGCGACTCGAGGTAGCGGAGGAAGGCCTCCGGCCCGTCGCTGGGTTTGGGCAGCGGCGGGTCCTGCTCATCCGGCCCCGGAAGCTCGACGTGGATGTCGAAGGTGGTGCCATCGGTGGCGGTGTCGGCCAGCTCGGGGGGGAGGGGGGTGACGAGGCGGCCGTTCTCGACGGAGGCTCTGAGGTGGAGGGTGCTCATGGGGTGGATCCGGCGCGCGGGCCAAGCATCATCGTACGGGTGGGGTTCGGGATCCGCGGACCGTGGAGGTCGTGGACGC from Phycisphaera mikurensis NBRC 102666 carries:
- a CDS encoding type II toxin-antitoxin system VapC family toxin, producing the protein MYSFRHPRSALASRLSAAYVADGIVLSEIVKAELLQGARLAKDPERDLERMRSLFALYPSHPFDEPVAEQWARVNAPLRRAGTPIGPFDAAIAATALVHGCTVVTHNWKHFDLVPGLAVEDWEAEEAA